A single genomic interval of halophilic archaeon DL31 harbors:
- a CDS encoding magnesium and cobalt transport protein CorA (KEGG: hmu:Hmuk_2182 magnesium and cobalt transport protein CorA~TIGRFAM: Magnesium/cobalt transport protein CorA~PFAM: Mg2+ transporter protein, CorA-like), which translates to MSLYGMVYTQEGVERYEEVGAALDAPGETWIHAEAAADEELETLQNRFGIHRLAIEDVFDEETRPKTEQYETHTFVLMKTTQLSQRDDVAFHKEVHTSAVGFFLGEDWLVTLSASGATILDPTADRWHRTGSRVADRGTDFLAYRIMDGIVDDYFDVLDELEDDIEAVEERVLEEPDPELLEALNAVRRDLLAFRKVAWPAREAFAYLSRGDIPEVADENEKYFRDVYDHLIQVVDLIETYRDLMSGSRDIYLNTVSQSTNEVMKTLTVVATIFIPLTFVVGVYGMNFAGTPYSMPELSWTYGYPATMLGMVFIAAMMLAHFRRQDWI; encoded by the coding sequence ATGAGCCTCTACGGAATGGTGTACACCCAGGAGGGTGTCGAACGCTACGAGGAAGTCGGCGCCGCACTCGACGCGCCGGGGGAGACGTGGATTCACGCCGAAGCCGCGGCTGACGAGGAGCTAGAGACGCTACAGAACCGATTCGGCATCCACCGGCTCGCCATCGAGGACGTGTTCGACGAGGAAACACGGCCCAAGACGGAGCAGTACGAGACCCACACGTTCGTCCTGATGAAGACGACGCAGCTGAGCCAGCGTGACGACGTGGCGTTCCACAAGGAGGTCCACACCAGCGCCGTCGGCTTCTTCCTCGGCGAGGACTGGTTGGTGACGCTCTCGGCGTCCGGCGCAACTATCCTCGACCCGACCGCAGACCGGTGGCATCGAACCGGCAGCCGGGTCGCCGACCGAGGGACGGACTTCCTCGCCTACCGCATCATGGACGGTATCGTCGACGACTACTTCGACGTGCTGGACGAACTCGAGGACGACATCGAGGCCGTCGAGGAGCGGGTGCTCGAGGAACCTGACCCCGAACTGCTCGAGGCGCTGAACGCGGTCCGCCGCGACCTGCTGGCGTTCCGGAAAGTCGCGTGGCCCGCGCGTGAGGCGTTCGCCTATCTCTCCCGTGGGGATATTCCGGAAGTGGCCGACGAGAACGAGAAATACTTCCGGGACGTGTACGACCACCTGATTCAGGTCGTCGACCTAATCGAGACCTATCGTGACCTGATGAGCGGTTCCCGGGATATCTACCTCAACACCGTCTCACAGTCAACCAACGAGGTGATGAAGACCCTGACCGTCGTTGCGACCATCTTCATCCCGCTGACGTTCGTCGTCGGCGTCTACGGGATGAATTTCGCGGGCACCCCCTACTCGATGCCGGAGCTCTCCTGGACCTACGGCTACCCGGCGACAATGCTGGGAATGGTGTTCATCGCCGCCATGATGCTGGCCCACTTCCGCCGACAGGACTGGATATAG
- a CDS encoding luciferase-type oxidoreductase (KEGG: nmg:Nmag_1334 luciferase-type oxidoreductase~TIGRFAM: Luciferase-type oxidoreductase~PFAM: Luciferase-like, subgroup) yields the protein MTVEKHPGYRRAFGGEGMTVGVGFPLSDAEESPPPVDEELRLAQHAEELGYDALWARDVPLYWPKFGDRGQSYEPWPWLGHMAAHTEHIALGTASVVLPLRHPLHVATSAATVDRLSDGRLLMGIATGDRDPEFAAFDVDRADRGALFRESVETLRTVWKGEFPETTFERGELSGELDPIPKPEYGTIPLLPTGNARQTVEWIGEHGDGWLFYHLPDETLESYLEEWRVAAGEKPYAMAVRTELADDPTAAPEPRHQGYRAGIEWFREYFQKLQTLGVDHVLAGPSCDDGPQAALTRFAEGVVDEL from the coding sequence GTCGGCGTGGGGTTCCCGCTCTCTGACGCTGAGGAGTCGCCGCCGCCCGTCGACGAGGAACTCCGACTCGCCCAGCACGCCGAGGAACTGGGCTACGACGCACTCTGGGCTCGGGACGTCCCACTCTACTGGCCGAAGTTCGGCGACCGGGGCCAGAGCTACGAGCCCTGGCCCTGGCTGGGCCACATGGCCGCCCATACCGAGCACATCGCACTCGGCACCGCGAGCGTCGTCCTCCCGCTCCGGCACCCGCTGCACGTCGCCACCAGCGCTGCGACCGTCGACCGACTTTCGGATGGCCGACTCCTCATGGGCATCGCAACCGGCGACCGCGACCCGGAGTTCGCGGCGTTCGACGTCGACCGTGCGGACCGCGGGGCGCTGTTCCGCGAAAGCGTCGAGACGCTTCGCACCGTTTGGAAGGGGGAGTTCCCCGAGACGACGTTCGAGCGGGGTGAGCTATCGGGCGAGCTCGATCCCATCCCGAAGCCGGAGTACGGCACCATCCCGCTGCTCCCGACGGGGAACGCCCGCCAGACCGTCGAGTGGATCGGGGAACACGGCGATGGCTGGCTGTTCTACCACCTCCCCGACGAGACCCTTGAGTCGTATCTCGAGGAGTGGCGCGTCGCAGCCGGCGAGAAGCCGTACGCGATGGCCGTCCGAACGGAACTTGCTGACGACCCGACGGCAGCCCCTGAACCACGCCATCAGGGCTACCGAGCCGGTATCGAGTGGTTCCGTGAGTACTTCCAAAAACTGCAAACGCTGGGCGTTGATCACGTCCTCGCCGGCCCGTCATGTGACGATGGGCCCCAGGCCGCGCTGACCCGGTTCGCAGAAGGGGTCGTCGACGAACTCTGA
- a CDS encoding hypothetical protein (KEGG: hma:pNG6060 hypothetical protein) yields the protein MDQRLRKYGSLVGSVVLVVVGTLATGILPATVPYQLLAGAIIVAGFGLGYIGLDALGVD from the coding sequence ATGGACCAACGCCTCCGAAAATACGGCTCCCTCGTCGGTTCGGTCGTACTGGTGGTGGTCGGCACCCTCGCGACAGGCATCCTTCCCGCGACCGTCCCGTATCAGCTACTGGCTGGCGCCATCATCGTCGCCGGGTTCGGTCTGGGCTACATCGGCCTCGATGCCCTCGGCGTCGACTGA
- a CDS encoding hypothetical protein (KEGG: hje:HacjB3_13210 hypothetical protein) — translation MNRGTLLGVGLSLVGLAGYIVGVVVEYPGRAFSLTAIMVGIVLVATARQSAEGAEQ, via the coding sequence ATGAATCGTGGAACGCTGCTCGGCGTCGGCCTCTCCTTGGTGGGGCTGGCGGGCTACATCGTCGGGGTGGTCGTCGAATACCCTGGTCGCGCGTTCTCGTTGACCGCGATAATGGTCGGTATCGTGCTCGTCGCCACCGCGCGCCAATCCGCTGAGGGGGCCGAGCAATGA